The region CTTTTTGAGCACGGATTCTGAAAGCACATTCGCCAAAGCAGCAACACTCGCACTCGCCATCTCTTTTCTTCCACGTGCAACAGAGACATTATGCGAACCGCTCAAACGCTTCCTCTCGCCCATGCTCTCTCACCAGCGCTTTATGCAGGCAATCCCGCCAACACCTTCAAGAACCCTGTTTGCATCATCAGTAGAAAAGATGTGCACCTCACCCCCTACACCCTCAACCGTTCGCAACACCGCCTCAACATTTCCGAAGATGCCTTCCTCTTTCCAACGCGCAATCGCCTTATCAGCAACAAAAACGCGCGAGACGTTCCCTTCCTGGGCAAGCTTGCTCACTTCGGACAAGCCGCATCCGGACCTCTCCTGCGCAATGGCCGCCTTTACCTCTTCAACAAGCCCCGCTTCCTTCGCCGCCCGCTCACTCTGCAACATCGAGCGCAGCTCCGGACGCTTCAACACTTCCATAATGCCTGCTTCTGAAACACTCGAACACGTCACCGACACCGTCTTCTCCTTGAGCTTGGCAGGCAAGGCCTCCTGCAAATACCCGCTCCAGAAATGAGGGCTGGCAAGAATTATCGTGTCTGCACGGTGCACATTAGCAAGCTCGACCACGATGTTTGCAAGCTCGGCATAAAAGCTTGAGTGCGCAACTTTCATATCTGCTTTTTTCGCAACACTCCCCCGCTCTCGCCCGACAACTTCATAACCAGCAGGCGTCAGCTTCGCAACCAATGCTTCCTCCCTGTCAAAGAGAACAAGCAAAAAAACTCTGCGCTCTCTTTGCACACTCTCCAACAAGTACTTTTTTTGATAGCTCCCCCACGATTGCTTCTGCAACGTGAGAACGGTTCCTGCTTCAACAGTAATAGTGTGATGCGCCCCGGCGGGGATGTCTTCAGGGCCTTCAAGGATGACGCCGCTCACCCTGAGCGCCTCGTGCGAGAGTTCTGTTTTTTCTACACGCAGCGTGAGCGTCACTTTCTTTCGTACAACACGCGGGTTTCGCTCCGAAGCCGCGTCACCAATCTTTATCTTCCGCTCCGTTCCTGCCCGCACCGTATCCCCTTCTTCTATGAGCTGGTGCAAATACCAAAAGTCGTCACTCTGCTCTGCCTTGAGCAGTACTTTGCCATTCTTCCAATCCTCTTTAATAATTTGCATGAGTGCGCTTCCTGACCGTTCTGCCAACGCCGGTGCCACCGATATGCAGGCGTTGCAGCAGGCGTTGCACAACCCATTAATGACCACTTATATAATATATTTGCCATTACCCTTTCTATTTCCCTTTCTTCTCCATTTTTTCCTAACGTCCTCTCACAACACGTGCTGCACGAAACCCGAGTGCTTCACCACTGCACCGAAAGCGAACAAGAGACCGAAAAACCTCCACTAAAATAAAATAAAAAAAAGCGACAACAAAAAGCAACAACCCCTGTGAGAACCCCTGCTTGACAAGGAAGCCAGAGAGAAACGGCGCAAACACCGTAGCCCCTAATCACGCACAGGCAAACACAGGAGCAAGCATGAAGCCACCCTTCCTTCACCTTCAGCCAGCGAGAAATAGCGTTCTCTTCACTTCGCTGTTTTCTTCTTCGACTTCCGCCCGGCTTTCTTTTTAGCAGCCCTCCCCTTCGACCGCTTCGGCGCGGCCTGCTTCACCACGCTACGACGCTTCTTCGAAAGCGGCTCTCGCGCCTTCGCCGCTCCTTGCCTCTTTGAGACCCTCACTCCCTTCTGTTTTTTCGCCCGCGCTCTTTTCGTAGATTTCGTAGCACTTCCTTGCTTTTTTGAAGAAGATTGCTTCTTCCTCGTGTGCTTTGAAGAGGACAGCCGGGCAGGAATGAACGGCACTTCCTCAATCTTGTCAACACCACGCTCCTCTTTTTCCAGCGCCTCTTTTTGCTTGCGCAAATCTTCCTGAATTTTTTTCAAAGCCTTGCGCGCTTCTAACTCGAGTGCGGATACGTCGCTTGACGCGGGCACTTCGCGAACACGCTCTCGCTCTCTTAAAACGCTCCGCTCCATCTCGCCATCCGCCTCCAGGAGGGGGCGGGGAGCATTACGAAGTGAAACATGAACGGCATGATCTTTCTTATACGTCTCCAAGACGAAAAAGATGCGAAGAATCGCTGCAACGGCAGCGCCGGCGCGCATCGACGTGGAAGAAGCGGGCATGCTGAGGACGAAAAGAAAAAACACTCCGTCAAGCACGGCTATTGCCGCGTGCCAGTTGAAGTTCCCCAAAAACTTCTCCTCAAGAAGCAACCGTGCAAGTCCTGCATTCAGCCTGACCGAATGGGCGTGCAGCTCCCACGCGAAAAAACGAAGGGCGAGGTTGCCAATGGCAACAAGAAGTGCGAATGCAAGAATCGGTAAAGGAAGAGCAACGCCAAGAAGCACGAGAAGGTAGATCAGCCAGAAAAGAAAAGAAACCAACACGACAACAACTCCTGAAAGGAAAATAGCCAACGACCACACCTGCCTTGCCAGCGCTGAAGAGGCCGCCTTGTTTTGATCTGCAAAAGCACTCGCCTCCTGCAAGGGCGCGCCGTCTCGACGCGAAGCAGTCTCGCCCTGTTTCGACGTATCGGCGCCCTCGCGTCCATCGTTACTGGCGGCACCAGCAACGCGCTCTCGATTAGCACTTGACAAAACCACTGACCAGCATCACCACCTTTGAACCTCAAAAAAGAACGCCTCTTTTTATGTTTTTTTATATTTTCTGTTTTCTGTTCTCCGTTATGTTTTCTGTGTTGCCCTGCGGGCTTTCGCAAGGCCAAAAGGGCGATACCAACAAAAAAAAGAGAAAGAAGAAAAAAAGAAAAGAGAAACGAAAAAACAGGAAAAAACACCAAAAGAAGCCCTGCGTCGAAAAGAAATATTTAAATAGTCTTGCGCGTAGGATTTGACTATGAATCAACGAGGACAAAGCGGGTCCCGAGCAGCAACCTTTGTTGTTCTCATCGGCGTGATCCTTTTCTTCTACATCCTCCTCCTTCCCGCAGAAGACCGCAACGTCCTCCTCAACGATGGTCCAACCTTCGTGCCAGGAGCGCCGTACCAAGGGCATGCACTCTTTGCCAAACAAGTAGGACTCGTCGTTCCCGGCGGCGAAGACGCGATCAAACACGCCCTCCCGCCTGTCCCGCTCTTTACGAGAAAGGACGCACAAGAACTCCTACGCGTTGCAAACGTAGCCGTGACGAGGAGCTTTCTAACCAACCGCAAAGCAACCTTTCGCTTCAACGCGCCGCCAGGAACAACCGATCCCGTCTTCCTCTCCTTCAACGTGGAAGAAGGGCACGGCAAACTCGGCATCGCGCTCAACGGCGAAACCATCTACCTCGACAACACCCCGCCAGGAAGCCCTCCTCCCATCACCCTCCCCTCGACCACGCTGCGAACGGGCGACAACAACATCACCTTCTTCACAGACTCCCCAAATCCATACTTCTGGTCGCGACACGCCTACACCCTGCGAAACGTTGTCATCGCAGCTGACGTCGTCGACAAAAGTTCCACCGTGGCAGAACAACACTTCTCGCTGAGCAGAGACGAACTCGGCAACACACAATCCGCCACGCTAGAACTCTTCCCCACCTGCGACCAGCCCGTATTCCTATCCATCAGCATCAACGGAGGACTGCTCTTCTCAAGCTTTGTTGAATGCAACACCCTCCTCACCCTCGAAGTCTCACCACAATGGCTCCGGCCGGGAGACAACACCGTTCAATACCTCATTGAAAACGGCGCGGTCTACATCGACCAAGCAAGAATCAACACCATCCCAAGGAAAGCAAGCCCGTCTCTTTTCTACTTCAACATCCCACCCGCCGCGTACAACGACCTCGTTTCGGGGAACGCACAAGCAATACTTACCATCTCCTTTGCAGAATTCGGGAAACGAAAAGTAGGCACGATCAACCTTAACGGCTACCTCGAAACCTTTGACACAACCGATGTGGCCTACCAAACACCCATCAGCGCCCGCTTCCTCAAACCTGCTGGAAACACCATTCACTTCCTCGCACAAGACCCCTTCATCATCCGAGAAGCTCGCATTGACCTCATCTAGTCGGCCAACCCCCCTTTCATCACCTATCGTTTCATCCTCGAGCGCGCAAAAGAAAAAAAAAGAGAGAACGGCCATGACACCCTCAACACCCCCTCCTCGCCAGGAACGCCCCTCACGCAAAGAGGAACCTAGCAAGCTCCGCGAGGCCGCAGTTAAAAGCGCTGTCGGTGCACAAAAAGTAGCAATCATCGGTTTACAAAAAGCAAAAGACAGCAAAGCAGGACTCTTCTTTCTGGCCTGGTTCCTCGTCTTCCTCGCAGACTTCTTCTTCCAATTCGAACGAGCCAACCAAACGTCCTACGCTTTCCTCATCCTCTACATCATCCTCGCCTTTCTTGCAGCGGCCCTCCTCGAAGGAAGCTTCCTCCACACACTCCCTATCGCCATCGCCCTCTCGCTCATCTCCTGGGCGCTTCCCTGGATCGTGAGCACCTACCTCATCCCACTAACGCCTTTCAGTGTCCTTCTCCTCATCATCTTCCCCGTCTGGCCACTCTACCTCGCCTTCTTCACAGGCGACGACTCCCGCATCACCATCTGGGCAAGGAGATGGTTCATCTTCTGGGCAGTAATCGGCATCATCATCAGCTTTCAATTCGTACACATAGCAACACCCCTCACCGAAACCATCCAATCAAGCCACCTCCCTGTCTTTCAAGCAATGACCTCCCTCTGGGACCAAGTCAAGGGCGGCGTCGTCACCATGATTTGGGGGCCTGTTGAAACAGGCAAACAACTCCCAAAAAAAATCGTCAATTTCATTGAAGGTTACAAACGCGACGTTCTCCTCTACCAAACCGAAGTAGACAACCCCGACAAAGAACTGCCCTACGCTGTCAAAATAGAAACCCGCCTCTCAGGACAAGAACCAATCACGGCAACCCAGACCACCTACATCATCTCCCAAGTCACTGCAGCAACCCTGCACGGCAACGCGTACGACATCATTCCTAGCTGCAGAAGCGACACCGGGATCAGCGGCGACACCTACCCTTCCAAAATCACCGTCCACGACAGACAATCCCGCTCCGTTCGATGCACGTTCAGCCCCGGCACCTTCCAGCCCGGACTGAGACGAAGAGCCACCGTATCGCTCACCTTCCCCTTCCGAACAGAAGCGATAATCCCCTTCGTCTTTATGAACCTCAACATCTACAGCGAGTTTGAACGCTACGAAGGTTTTGAAGAACTCTTTTCCGAAATCAAAAAACCCGTCGTGATCCAAACGCCAGGCCCGGTCAACCTCGCCGTGAAAGGAGACATGCAAACCCTCCCCGTCACCATCGACCCAGCACATCCTGAAGAGTTCGACCGACTCATCTCGTGGGAACTCAAACCCGCAATGCCACAACACAGCAAAGGCAAGGTTCGCTCCGTCACCAGAATGGAACTCGAAATCCCCCGCCCCTTCACCCTCAAAGGCTGCACACCCATCCAACCAGACCAAGTAACCCCTTCAGAAGAGGCGACAGTTTACCTCTGGAACAAAGCCCTTCTCAACGAGAGACAAGCCGTCACCAGCGTTGACTGCTTCCTTGCGATCAACCCGGAAGATGAAGCGCTCTCCACCCTGCTCACCTCAGACCCTGGAGCAACACGAACATTCAAAATCTCGGCGGATTACATCTTCGAACTCAGTGATCAAACAACATTCCGGGTGATTCAAGCATGACACCTCGCGCGCCGCGGTCCTCCTTCAGTCCGAACACGCTCGCCATCATCGCAGCACTCTTCTTTCTTGCCCTGCTCTCCTCCTGCTCCCAACCCCCAACCACACCCCCCATCTACCAAGGAAGAGAAGGCGTCGTGTTCGACTTCACACCTGGCCGACCGCCCGATGAAGTATTCGAAGGCAGAAGCTTCGTTCTGAGCATCCTCGCCCATAACAAAGGAGCAAGCTCGTTGAACAACAACTCATTCGGCATCGTCAAGCTCGGCTTCGACCCGCGGTACCTGCGCCTCACCAGAACACTCCTGCCAGACATGAACATCCAGCTTGAAGGAAAATCTGAAGCATACCCGCAGGGCGAGCAGAACGTCTTTGACATTGCGCTCTTCGAAGCAAAACAAGCAGACGCTTCGTTCTCTCAATCATATACAGACATTTCGCTTACCATGTGCTACCCGTATCGCACCTTCCTTTCCACCCCCCTCTGCGTTGACTTAAGCAAGTACTATGAAAACCGCAGAGATGAAGTGTGCTACGCAACACCCCTCGCCTTCCAAGACCAAGGCGCGCCCGTCGCCATAACCACCGTCGAATCCGACTTCCTCCCCCTCCCCTCGCCTGAAACAGAAGAGTTCAAAGTGAAACCTGACATTCGCATCACCATCACGCACATTGGCAACGGCATCATCCTCGCCCCGACACCTCAAGAAACACTAGCACAGCAATGCAGCCTGCAAGGAAGCGAAGAAACACTCAACACCGTGCACATCAACGCAACGCTCGGAGGAAAACAACTCTCATGCACTCCAGAACTCGTCCACCTAATGGAACAAGAAGGCACGGTCTTTTGCACCTTCCCGGGTGACGAGGGCGTGCTCGGAAAGTCAAACTACGAAACCATTCTCACCATCGAGCTCACCTACACCTATCTTGAGACCAAGAAAAAGCAAATAACGATAACACACGCTAGGCAAAGCCCGGGTCCGACGCTCGTAGAAGAAAGAGAATGCCAGGAAGGCATGATCAAGGTTGGCGAATCCTGCCTTTCGCTCTGTGAATACTGCGCAACACATCTGAGCGAGCCGCGCTGCGAATTCTTCAACGCATACCCCCTCTATAAGGAGAACGGCAGCAGCTTCTCGTGTTCTTGCACGGCGAGAGAGTGCCAAGTGCTCAACGCAAACAACCCTCTTGACCAGCAGCGATGCATCTTTAACAACCGCGCATGCGACATCGGCTTTTGCTGCGCAAAATAAAGAGCAGAAGAGCACGCCAGCAAAAGCGCTCGCCCTCTCCGCTCGTTGCCTTTTCATACCTTTTCGTT is a window of Candidatus Woesearchaeota archaeon DNA encoding:
- a CDS encoding mRNA surveillance protein pelota produces the protein MAPALAERSGSALMQIIKEDWKNGKVLLKAEQSDDFWYLHQLIEEGDTVRAGTERKIKIGDAASERNPRVVRKKVTLTLRVEKTELSHEALRVSGVILEGPEDIPAGAHHTITVEAGTVLTLQKQSWGSYQKKYLLESVQRERRVFLLVLFDREEALVAKLTPAGYEVVGRERGSVAKKADMKVAHSSFYAELANIVVELANVHRADTIILASPHFWSGYLQEALPAKLKEKTVSVTCSSVSEAGIMEVLKRPELRSMLQSERAAKEAGLVEEVKAAIAQERSGCGLSEVSKLAQEGNVSRVFVADKAIARWKEEGIFGNVEAVLRTVEGVGGEVHIFSTDDANRVLEGVGGIACIKRW